The Nymphaea colorata isolate Beijing-Zhang1983 chromosome 11, ASM883128v2, whole genome shotgun sequence genome includes the window GGACGCTGCTGCAGTAATTGTGGTGAAGTTTGAAACGCAGGTAATTGACTGGTGTTTGTGTTTCTGCATGGGTTTCATGAACCATCATAATTTTAAGTTTGCATGCAGTTGATGCAAGTATATCGATCTACGAAAATTTTCACTTAGTTACATAGATGCAATCTCCATAATCTTTCAGCATGTTTATGTATATCATGTCTTTGACTCGAAGAGTATACCAAATGTAAGCATCGAATCTGTTGGTTCGGAGCTCAAAGTTTATGAGATAGGACTAGTTGTTCATGGCAACCCATATTTGTTAGAGGTAAACAATGCACGAAAATTTAAAAGGTTCACTTTTTTTAAGAGTAAGTAGGTGGTATCGTGAACACTTTTATAAAAAGGAACTTTTTACACTCATTAACATGATACaacatgcttttgttgatgtgACAAAAAGATTCATACTAATCATGATGgttcttcaaataaaaattctcAAGTCAGAGTTAAGATTCATGCTTTAAAAGCCTCATTTTACTCTTTTTACTCTATCATAGAGTTATCTAAAATCAAATTATGGCACAATGTCTCTCTCTCAGGATTCCTAGTTACACGGCTGGTTTACATGAAACCAAACATTGGAAATAAATTGTCAATGAACCATTAAACCCGAGAGTAAATAAACCTCTTGAGATCATAAATAAGTGCAAACTCTCGCTGATGTTGTTGAGAGTAGCGCATCtattgaagataataaataaatggCAGGTCTTTAGTTCGATTTTCGTGGGCACTATTCTTTTATGCCTTAGTGACGGGGTACAGTACTATTGATGCTAATATAACCCAAAATCCTCGACGCAGGGTATTTTTTCAGTTGGGGTCGGCACTTTTCTGGGTAATAGAGTGTGTAAGTCTGTCAGTTTACTCGGAAAactagccaaaaatttctgcctGGCATTTAACGGGCAACATGTATACACAAATAAGTAACTTAATGTGGGATTGTGTATCTTACAGTAGCTCACTTGTGCTTCTGGAGATTCTGTTTTGTTAAAGTTGACTGGAATATTTGGAGCTATTGGAAGTTGTTAGTGCATGGTGGAGTGCTGAGATCATGTGGGTGTGTTGGGCCAAACCCTTAGACATGTTCTATGCTTGCATTCTTGTTCTCAAAGTGAATTGTTCTCcaactatgaaaatcaatataGAAATGGTATTTTTAGCATACAAAAGAATCTTAttagctaaaaaaaattatgatttttaatttttctaaatcATAGTTACACACTAAGAAATGCTATTCTTATATGAATTTATAACGATAGCACGTACATACATGTATACTGTTGATTTTACAAGAAtataaatcaaaatcaaatgTGTAAAAGCTAGCAGCGATTGATCCGTTCAATAAAAAGTATACTCAATTCATTTTATGTTATCTTGGCGTGCTAGTTGGTCCCTGGTTCCGAGTCGAAAAAAAGTCAATGTCCGACCCGACCTGACTTTGGTTTCGGTCAGGACGGGTCGGAACTAAGGAAACGACGAGCCCTTTAAAATCGAATTAGGTCCGACCCGTAAGACGGTCGAGGAGAGGACAAAAGCGGTTTTTGGGTCGTTGGATGGACGAAGGATCGGACGGTCGAGGGGTGCAATTTGGGTCCTCtctcccttctccttcccctgGTCTGTTCGCCGGAAACCCTGCACCGATTActagtagagagagagagggagagggggagagaggggAGTTAGGGTTTCGTCTTTGGAACGGTAAGGGACTCGTTCTTTTCGATGGTTTCTCTTAATCCTgcgttctttttttctctctctgtctggaGCTGTCGCTCACTCCCTTGTCCTTCTTTTTGGTTATTGGTTTCGGCACTGTGTACTTTTGTAGGTGAATTCGGTTGCTTGAGCTATGTATTATAGTTCTTTTGGGATTTTAAGCCAATGAGCCTCAATATGTCTTTTTGGTTTGTGGAAATTTCAACTTCTGGTTTCCCGATTGTGCGATTTGTGTCGAGTGGCATATGTTTTTGAACCATGTTGTTTATCTGCAGTATTTTGTTTTTACTGTGTTGTGTTTTTTCTACTCCTGTTCTTTCGCGAGATTCTCCATTCTTTTTGGAATGTGGCTATGGTGTTTCTTTCTTGTGGGCAAGTGACTTGAATTTTAACTTAGTGGTTGTGGTCCGATATTTGTATAGATAAGAAATTCATTTCCATGGTCGGAAAGTTAATTCTTTGGCCAATTTATAGTGGCTTAATAAATGGCGGCATTTGAGATGTATTATGACTTCACATGCTAGTTAGGAGCTAGGGTTTTAAGGAAGCGAGTTATTTTGCGCCATTCTTGCTAATGGTTGATTCTGGACTCTGGATACTATTTTTTTTGGGGGAGATTTGTATTATTCTAGTCTTTGTTCCTGATCTAAGATCGACTTGTGTTGCCATTTTGTTTCCTTAATacagcttacaacatttttcgTCCGTGCACATCAGAATTGTTTAATTGTGGGCTTCCTTTTAGGTCTGGTTATTAAAAAAACTTATGACGTTTCTGGGATGTATTATTTTCTAAGCTGTCCTCTTGGCAGCAGGGTGTGGATTGAGTTTTAATATTCAAGGGGAAAAGGTGAAGCTAATATTACGGAATGATGGTTTATTATTCACATCAAAGAGGCTGCTTATAGCAGAAAATGACAGGACAGCAAAATATTGAGCTGGTGTATCATGTCCTCTTGCGGATATTGGTCATTTGGGCATTTATATGGAGAACATGTAGGTCTCCACATTTGGTTTTCATGGAAATGGCAGTCTAAATGCTTGATTTTAGTTGAAAGGGGAAATTGCAGTTTCAAACACAGGGGGATAGCGGGGCATGCTCATAGCATTCAATTCGGCTATCACTTTTTCAATGTGCAAATGTTGCAGTTGCAGGAATTATTTCTGATTgttaaaaatgtgatgcaattTCGCATGAGAATTAAGGGCTTAGTGGTTGACATGCATAGGAATGTTGAAGATGAGAGGTTCTTGTTCAGGCCTAATATTAGTTGATTgattgttctttctctttcttttttgttctttttgcagtGTTGGcatgggaaaagagaaaatctgTTTTTGTTATTATCAAGTGAAGCAAAGCTAATTCAAACCCATCTAGTAGCAGATTTTTGGAGTCGCCAACTGCGGACAGTTCTCTTGGTAATATATCTTGCTGTCGCTGTCATGATTCTGGTATCAGATGCCAGACACACTTTTTTGCTTTATACCTAATTTCTGCAATTCATTATCACTCTGTTTGGTTACTTGTTGCAGAAGAGGGAGTTCGTTGGACTGTCCAGTTTTGCTTGCTCTGGAGTGGTTGGCCAAGATATCATCATTTGTGATCCAAGAATATAGTTCTAATTTCATTCttcagaaaaaaatatgtagTATTTTATCAATACCGCATGCATCATATTTATCTGCTTATGTAATCTAGAGTGCACAACATCCACATTCACTTTAACATGCTTGAGATGACAACTGAAAGTCCAGTGAGATTAGTGGGAAATGGAGGAGCTAGGACATGGTCATCTTCCAAAGAAATGGCAGCCATTACATCTCCATCAGATAATGTGGCTGCTGAGGAACTGGGAATGCTTTTAAGAGGCCATACGTTACATCAGAGTGGGCAAGATGGAGTTCCTAACCGAAGTGAGAGTGCTCCACCAAGTATAGAGGGATCATTTGCTGTATTTGGAGAACTTTTTGGGCAGCAGGACCCAAATTCTATTTTGGGGAGGAGTGGGCAGAGTTTAAGCACAACAAATTTCTCTGATTCAGATGGACAATACTACAATGATGCCGCATATGCATCTTATTATTACTCTAATATCAAATTGAATCCAAGGTTACCTTTGCCTATTGTTTCTTCAGACACTCGGCGACTGGTTGGCCGGCTCGGAGATGGTAGGAAGTTTAGCACTTCTTTTGATGACAGCAGTAATAAATCACTATTCTTCTCTCGGTCAGTTCTTTCTACTCACAAGGAGGAGCCAGAGGAGGACAGATCACCTGTTGGTAGTGTTACTAAACAGGTTTATCCTGATCCAGGAGAAAGGTCTAGGGCTTTAACATCTGGACGATCCCCAAATTCATCAGGACGCCATAAAAGTCTGGTGGACTTGATACAGGTATGGGAGAGAAAATGATAGTTACTCTTTGTATCTTATTAcctgaaccttttttttttggggaaatccaaattaatatatatcatatttcTTGCTCATTTTATTgcacctttttctttcatttagtTCTTTCCCTTTAGTCGTGGCCAGTGAGGGGCATAGCTGTAGAAATGCAGTTGGGAACTTGTCAATATTCATTTCTGTGAATGTTCATATGACCTTGCATGTTGTCTTCTTGTCCTCATGCATGGCGATTCCATGCAATGCATATCCAATCTAGCATGTTCCTTCAAGCAACTAGTCTATTTCCTGGGTATTGAGCTCATTCTTTCCTTGAAAAGCGCATCAACCTTGTTGTGGCCAGTCAAGAAGGGACGCAGgaactaaaataaaaattgaaaaagaaaggagaaaagcaaTAAAGGCATTAGTTGTTTACATTGTTCCCTTTTGTTAAcctaaagaaggaaaaattgtCACGGTGCTTTTTAGATAGCCATTCTCTACCGTATGGGTTAATTCTCGAAGTCAAGCTGCCCAATTATGCTGGAAATAAGTTATCTTTTTGTGCATCTCATTATGCATTTGGTTTCATTCATTAGTCTGAAATCCCTTTTTGCCATTCTGCAGTTAGACGTTGTGGATTCTTTCTTATGATTTTGTAATGCTTATTTTAATTAGCATATGATTTCCATTCTTATTTTGGAGATTCTATGGCTATGCATGTTCTGTCCTTTTGTTCTATAATTTTGTAATGAATGCATCATTTGTCTTATTTTTTAGACTAACTCTAAATTAAGTATGAAACTGATTTTGCTTGGAGGGGCCTCTAACTTGTTTAAATTGTTGTtgtctttctttatttgtttttcattagCTGCTAGCTTCAGCTTCTCTTGTTAGTGTGCTTTTCTCCCTTGTTGAgcttgatctctctttctctctctcttttaagaaTAAGGGAAGAGATTGCCTGTCACATGTTATTTATTCTCATTCATCTACACCAGCTACCCATGTTAATTTTGGGTACCCATCCTTGATGATGGTGTAAGCATGCCTGGATGATTCCTCAAAAgggttttcttctctttgtgaTTCTTTGGGTTCCtcccattcttttccttttttcaaattgttgtgaCTATTTTTCAGCTACTATTCTTGGAAAATAAATGCAACCATCActtcccttttctttattttatctaaaattttctgttcattttgttcaaattaaaaatatcatttttttttcttttattctcttcTTGCTCACGTGTGCTATGCTGTTTGGGTTTTACATGTGCTTGCATAATCAGGTTGCTAGATGATAATATTTTGCTGGAAACACTAAAAAGGTCTAGGTCCATCTCTGCTGGTTTGTTGCCTGTGGTTATGGTGATGACCTTGTAGTGGTCTACTTCTGCAATAACTTACCGTTCCTCTTGTTAAGCACCCAATTGTATTGGTCAGGAATGGTTAGATGGAAGaaacccttttttttctgtACCAATTTGACATAGAAGTGACATTTAGTTTGCAAAGGGGCTTAGTTGACATTAAGATTCCGTATCTCAATAAAGAACTATATGCATGTATTAGTCAGAGACGTACCTTCTATCTCCTAgcaaagagatttttttttttaaaatcaaaattcgaGTTATATCTTCAAGTAATAAGTGGTTCCAGTAGGACACTAAGATCCTCGTCATTATGAGGTATCAATGTCATTCTTTCaacttgaaattatttttatacTTTTCTAATCAATAAGTGTTTGCTGTCCTATCTTGCAGGAGGACTTTCCTCGCACTCCTTCTCCTGTGTATAATCAACCTCGGTTAACTAATGCATCATTTGAGGAATCACCTAATTCAGATTCCCTTAGCTTATTGCATGAGCCTTCATCAAAGGTACCAGAAGGTGGACACACAACTGCCTCTTTTCTGGGTGTAAATGTCATGGAATCTACTTCGGATGCAAATGCTTTGCACTCAGTTCCTCATCCAACTTCATCATCTCTGGACAAGCGAATTCTGATCTCAAGTTCTGGTGATATTGATTTGAGCTGTTCAAATTCAAGCGCAGAAGATGCTTCACTCCTGAATCATGTCTCTAGTTCAGAAATTGATGAAGCACAGGCCTCCTTAAAGGGTTTAAATATCACCAACCTGCAAAATGTGTCTGACTTTAAAAGACAGGATGAACAAAGGGATTCTCAAATGCGCAAAGTATCACCACAACATGGCCTTATGTCACATGGACGATCTTTTCAGTCTCATGGGCCAGTCCAGGGAGAAAGCCGTGGCCATGTGGGGGTGGGTCAGCCTTCACATGGTAATTACAAAGTCTCTCCTGCTCTTGTTCAAACGGTTGAAGTTCAGCCAGTTCTTCAGCCTAGCGGAATGACTCCACAGTTATATGCAGCTGGGACTGCTTATATGGCTTCTGGAAACCCTCTCTATCACAATTTGCAACCAGCAAATATGTATACTTCCCAGTACAATGTGGGTGGGTATGCAATGAATGCTGCTGTTCTGCCTCCCATGGTGGCTGGGTATGGTCCTCAAAATATCATCCCTGTGACATATGATGCCTCTGCTACTGCAAACTTCCATGCTCGAGCTGCTGCTTCACCTTTGTCTCCGAACCTTGCTCTTGGGCTTGATATGCAGCAACTTTACAAGTATAATGGCCAGGTTGGATTAGCACTGCAACCATCATATGGAGATCCTCTCTTTTATTTGCCTTTGCCTACAGAT containing:
- the LOC116264105 gene encoding LOW QUALITY PROTEIN: pumilio homolog 5 (The sequence of the model RefSeq protein was modified relative to this genomic sequence to represent the inferred CDS: inserted 1 base in 1 codon) — protein: MLEMTTESPVRLVGNGGARTWSSSKEMAAITSPSDNVAAEELGMLLRGHTLHQSGQDGVPNRSESAPPSIEGSFAVFGELFGQQDPNSILGRSGQSLSTTNFSDSDGQYYNDAAYASYYYSNIKLNPRLPLPIVSSDTRRLVGRLGDGRKFSTSFDDSSNKSLFFSRSVLSTHKEEPEEDRSPVGSVTKQVYPDPGERSRALTSGRSPNSSGRHKSLVDLIQEDFPRTPSPVYNQPRLTNASFEESPNSDSLSLLHEPSSKVPEGGHTTASFLGVNVMESTSDANALHSVPHPTSSSLDKRILISSSGDIDLSCSNSSAEDASLLNHVSSSEIDEAQASLKGLNITNLQNVSDFKRQDEQRDSQMRKVSPQHGLMSHGRSFQSHGPVQGESRGHVGVGQPSHGNYKVSPALVQTVEVQPVLQPSGMTPQLYAAGTAYMASGNPLYHNLQPANMYTSQYNVGGYAMNAAVLPPMVAGYGPQNIIPVTYDASATANFHARAAASPLSPNLALGLDMQQLYKYNGQVGLALQPSYGDPLFYLPLPTDDTYGARPQYNPVAHRIPTGNQIESFDAQKVSSLAAYNIDQKSQFLHLGAINTPDPRKGAFASTSYYGNXPGVGLLLPFPASSVGSPSYTGMPVTRANFIARQSDDTRLPVVSNRNIGASPGWQGSRGNDRTTEMKSSSFLEELKSSKTRRFGLSDIAGRIVEFSTDQHGSRFIQQKLENCSPEEKASVFEEVLPHVSALMTDVFGNYVIQKFFEHGNAEQRKKLADQLIGHVLQLSLQMYGCRVIQKALEVIELDQKTQLVMELDGHVLQCVRDQNGNHVIQKCIECLPSEKIEFIISAFHGQVFTLSKHPYGCRVIQRILEHCTNGKQSQCIVDEILESAYVLAQDQYGNYVTQHVLERGKPHERSQIISKLAGQIVPLSQHKFASNVIEKCLEHGDLTERERLIDEILGQTEANDNLLMMMKDQFANYVVQKILERSTDQQREVLLNRIRVHLHALRKYTYGKHIVARVEQLLQSEELSNSSS